CGGCAGGGGCTTTGTCGGTGTGAATGATGGTTTTGTCCATGATTTTCTCCTGAAACGGATGCGTGTGAAAGGGAAACGCGGTGTTGCGGATTATCGTACAAAACCGTCTGCTTGTGTAGTTTCAGACGGCATGGATGTTGAAAACAAAACCGCCGAAGGCTCGGCGGTTTGCGGAATAACACGTATATTAGAATTTGACGCGCACACCGGCGGACACTTCGTGAGAGTGTACTTTCACGTCGTCAAATTTGCCCCAGTAGTTGTAGCGGTAGCCTGCATCCAGGGCGATATTTTGATTGATGTCGTAACCGATGCCTGTCATCACGCCCAAGCCGGTTTTGGTTTTGCGGGTTTCATAATGTTCGATGATACTGTTGTATTCCTTTGTGTCAAACGATACGTGGTTGAGGCCTACGCGTGCGCCGACATAAGGTTTAACCGGGGAGTTTAAGTCGAAATCATAAATGGCGGAAACGCCGACGCTTTGGAATTTGGCTTTCGCGTCATAAGTGGTGGTGGAGTTGCTGAATCTGCCGCTTTCTTTGTGGGATTTGTAGTGGGTGTAGTCGGCTGCCACACGGAAATCGCCGAAATCATATCCGGCAGACAGACGCGGGCTGAAGCTTTTTGCCGTCTTGCTTTCGTCGTAAATCTTGCCTTTTACCGAAGTATGGCCGACATCGCCTTGGATATAAAATCCACGGTGTTCGTCTGCCAGTGCGACAGCGGGAAGGGAAAGGGCAACCAGTGTAGCCAGAATTTTTTTCATGATGTTGTTCCTCGTAGGTAAGAATTACTGATGGCCATCAGGCTCTTTGCAACTGTTGGCTGTTTGGATTGTATTGTGTTTCGTCTGTTACAACAATCACATTTTTCATTGAAATGCGTGAATACAGATGGTTTGAAAAATTAGAATTTTACACGCACACCGGCGGATACTTCGTGAGTGTGTACTTTTATGCCGTCAAAATTGCCCCAGTGGTTGTAGCGGTAGCCTGCATCCAAGGCAACATTTTGGGTAATGTCGTAGCCAACGCCTGCCAATACGCCCAAGCCGGTTTTGGTTTTACGGAATGTTTCTGTCGCATGGTAGTTCGCACGCCGGTCATCGTCGTCATAAGAAAAGCGATTGATGCCTACGCGTGCGCCGACATAAGGTTTAACCGGGGAATTTAAGTCGAAATCATAAATGGCGGAAACGCCGACGCTTTGGAGTTTGATTTTTGAGTCAAGTGTGTAAGACGGACCCTGTTCATGGTCTTTCCGAGTTTTATAGTGGGTGTAATCGGCAGCGACACGGAAATCGCCGAAATCATATCCGGCAGACAGGCGCGGGCTGAGACCTTTGCTACTGACCTTGCCACCTTCATCGCTGGTTTTAAGGGTTGAGTGGCCAACATCGCCTTGAACGTAGAAACCACGGTTGTCATCTGCCAATGCGATAGCGGGAAGGGAAAGGGCAACTAAGGTAGCCAGAACTTTTTTCATGATGTCATCCTCAATAATTGGATAGAAAATGATTAGTAGTCAAACGGCTTGCAACCGCCGACGGGCAATTGTATTGTGTTATGACGGTTTAAACAATGTTTGGATGGTTTGGCATGACTGAGGAACCTCAATACGGCAATAAAAGGCGCGGAACGTCTTGGAGGCCGTCTGAAAACCATCTGCCGCAGCAATACAAAGGTTTATAAAAAGCATTGCAACAAATCGTTTAAAAACAACCGTCCCTGCTCGGTCGGGCGGAATACGGTCGGGTCGGTTTCCAGCAGGCCTTTTTGTCTTGCCGTTTCGATTTGCGCCATGATTTTGGCGGCGGGTACGCCTGTGCGTTCCTGCAACATCGCGGCGGGTACGCCGTCGGTCAGGCGCAGAGCGTTCATCATGAATTCGAACGGCAAATCTTCGGCGGCGACGGTTTTGCGTTCGACGGCTTCACTCGGTTGGCTTTGCATTAAGGCGAGGTAGTCGTTGGGATGGCGGCGGCGGACGGTGCGCTCGATGCGGTCGGGGTAGGAGATTTTGCCGTGCGCGCCCGCGCCTATGCCTAAATAATCGCCGAACTGCCAGTAGTTCAAATTGTGTCGGCACTGCATGGCGGGTTTCGCAAAAGCCGATGTTTCGTAGTGGACAAAACCCGCGCCTTCCAGCGCGCCGTGTACCGCGTCTTCGATGTCGAGGGCGGCTTCGTCTTGCGGCAAACCTTTCGGCGGCGTA
Above is a window of Neisseria sp. Marseille-Q6792 DNA encoding:
- a CDS encoding opacity family porin: MKKVLATLVALSLPAIALADDNRGFYVQGDVGHSTLKTSDEGGKVSSKGLSPRLSAGYDFGDFRVAADYTHYKTRKDHEQGPSYTLDSKIKLQSVGVSAIYDFDLNSPVKPYVGARVGINRFSYDDDDRRANYHATETFRKTKTGLGVLAGVGYDITQNVALDAGYRYNHWGNFDGIKVHTHEVSAGVRVKF
- a CDS encoding opacity family porin, coding for MKKILATLVALSLPAVALADEHRGFYIQGDVGHTSVKGKIYDESKTAKSFSPRLSAGYDFGDFRVAADYTHYKSHKESGRFSNSTTTYDAKAKFQSVGVSAIYDFDLNSPVKPYVGARVGLNHVSFDTKEYNSIIEHYETRKTKTGLGVMTGIGYDINQNIALDAGYRYNYWGKFDDVKVHSHEVSAGVRVKF